In Streptomyces nojiriensis, one genomic interval encodes:
- a CDS encoding ECF subfamily RNA polymerase sigma factor, BldN family — protein sequence MYPPVGVDASGLAQLRATVLDHLRGFVPTAYAAPAFAAAVPAGLGPAGPCYALTDGGATVGRRGRAAGGSNATGTGTQTTHRRPTADSDQARMMDLVERAQAGEAEAFGRLYDQYSDTVYRYIYYRVGGKATAEDLTSETFLRALRRISTFTWQGRDFGAWLVTIARNLVADHFKSSRFRLEVTTGEMLDANEVERSPEDSVLESLSNAALLEAVRKLNPQQQECVTLRFLQGLSVAETARVMGKNEGAIKTLQYRAVRTLARLLPEDAR from the coding sequence GTGTACCCACCTGTCGGGGTTGACGCCTCGGGCCTGGCTCAGCTGCGCGCAACGGTCCTCGACCACCTGCGCGGCTTCGTCCCCACCGCGTACGCCGCCCCCGCCTTCGCCGCCGCGGTCCCTGCCGGCCTCGGCCCGGCCGGTCCTTGCTATGCCCTGACCGACGGCGGCGCGACGGTGGGCAGACGAGGTCGCGCCGCCGGCGGCTCGAACGCCACCGGCACCGGCACCCAGACCACCCACCGCCGCCCCACGGCGGACAGCGACCAGGCCCGCATGATGGATCTGGTCGAACGCGCCCAGGCCGGCGAGGCCGAGGCCTTCGGCCGCCTCTACGACCAGTACAGCGACACGGTCTACCGGTACATCTACTACCGCGTCGGCGGTAAGGCGACCGCGGAGGACCTCACCAGCGAGACGTTCCTGCGCGCCCTGCGCCGGATCTCCACCTTCACCTGGCAGGGCCGCGACTTCGGCGCCTGGCTCGTGACGATCGCCCGCAACCTGGTGGCGGACCACTTCAAGTCCAGCCGCTTCCGGCTGGAGGTCACCACCGGCGAAATGCTCGACGCGAACGAGGTCGAGCGCAGCCCCGAGGACTCCGTCCTGGAGTCCCTCTCCAACGCGGCCCTGCTGGAGGCCGTGCGCAAGCTCAATCCGCAGCAGCAGGAGTGCGTGACCCTGCGCTTCCTGCAGGGCCTCTCGGTCGCCGAGACGGCCCGGGTGATGGGGAAGAACGAGGGCGCCATCAAGACGCTCCAGTACCGGGCGGTGCGCACCCTGGCCCGCCTCCTCCCCGAAGACGCCCGCTGA
- a CDS encoding HAD family hydrolase has protein sequence MAALGWLPPRRRSATARSVLAGEASAEAARKTALTEAPALTEPETEPEALAEEGSEQTPDEPAFPVAGDDLAAAFFDLDNTVMQGAAIFHFGRGLYKREFFRRRELARFAWQQAWFRLAGVEDPEHMQDARDSALSIVKGHKVSELMAIGEEIYDEYMAERIWPGTRALAQAHLDAGQKVWLVTAAPVETATIIARRLGLTGALGTVAESVDGIYTGRLVGEPLHGPAKAEAVRALAAAEGLDLERCAAYSDSHNDIPMLSLVGHPYAINPDTKLRKHARTNDWRLRDYRTGRKAVKVGVPAAAGVGAIAGGAAAAIALHRRRK, from the coding sequence ATGGCCGCTCTCGGATGGCTCCCCCCTCGTCGGCGCTCCGCCACCGCACGCAGCGTGCTGGCGGGCGAGGCCTCTGCCGAGGCCGCCCGCAAGACCGCTCTGACCGAGGCCCCCGCGCTCACCGAACCGGAAACGGAACCGGAAGCCCTCGCCGAAGAGGGCTCGGAGCAGACCCCGGACGAACCCGCCTTCCCGGTCGCCGGCGACGATCTCGCCGCGGCCTTCTTCGACCTCGACAACACCGTCATGCAGGGCGCCGCGATCTTCCACTTCGGCCGCGGGCTCTACAAGCGCGAGTTCTTCCGGCGCCGCGAGCTCGCCCGCTTCGCCTGGCAGCAGGCCTGGTTCCGGCTCGCCGGGGTCGAGGACCCCGAGCACATGCAGGACGCCCGCGACAGCGCCCTGTCCATCGTCAAGGGCCACAAGGTCTCCGAGCTGATGGCGATCGGCGAGGAGATCTACGACGAGTACATGGCCGAGCGGATCTGGCCGGGCACCCGTGCCCTGGCGCAGGCCCACCTCGACGCCGGCCAGAAGGTGTGGCTGGTCACGGCCGCCCCCGTGGAGACGGCAACGATCATCGCCCGCCGCCTCGGTCTGACCGGGGCCCTGGGCACCGTCGCCGAGTCCGTCGACGGGATCTACACCGGCCGCCTGGTCGGCGAGCCGCTGCACGGCCCCGCGAAGGCGGAGGCGGTCCGCGCCCTGGCCGCCGCCGAGGGGCTCGACCTCGAACGCTGCGCCGCGTACAGCGATTCGCACAACGACATCCCCATGCTGTCGCTGGTCGGACATCCGTACGCGATCAATCCCGACACAAAACTGCGCAAGCATGCCCGCACCAACGACTGGCGACTGCGCGACTATCGGACCGGCCGCAAGGCCGTGAAGGTCGGCGTCCCGGCGGCCGCCGGCGTCGGCGCGATCGCGGGCGGCGCCGCCGCTGCCATCGCCCTGCACCGCCGCCGCAAGTAA
- a CDS encoding glutaredoxin family protein, which produces MGGMSPLLRRKEKKSPGERTVTLIGKPGCHLCDEAEEVVAKVCAETGAQWEKKDISQDEELYRLHWEQIPVVLVDGEQHTFWRVNPDRLRRALGA; this is translated from the coding sequence ATGGGTGGCATGAGCCCTTTGTTGCGCCGTAAGGAAAAGAAGAGTCCCGGCGAGCGGACGGTGACGCTCATCGGGAAGCCGGGGTGTCACCTGTGCGACGAGGCGGAGGAGGTGGTCGCGAAAGTGTGCGCCGAGACGGGTGCGCAGTGGGAGAAGAAGGACATCTCGCAGGACGAGGAGCTCTACCGGCTGCACTGGGAGCAGATTCCGGTCGTGCTCGTGGACGGGGAGCAGCACACCTTCTGGAGGGTGAACCCCGACCGGCTCCGGCGGGCGTTGGGGGCCTGA
- a CDS encoding redox-sensing transcriptional repressor Rex — translation MATGRTHRPATRSRGIPEATVARLPLYLRALTALSERSVPTVSSEELAAAAGVNSAKLRKDFSYLGSYGTRGVGYDVEYLVYQISRELGLTQDWPVVIVGIGNLGAALANYGGFSARGFRVAALIDADPAMAGKPVAGMPVQHTDDLEKIISENGVSIGVIATPAGAAQQVSERLIAAGVTSILNFAPTVLSVPEGVDVRKVDLSIELQILAFHEQRKAGEEAAAAAAGGSSSVGGAAAAAAVVPPAGRTAAEQRKGGPEGDVPAVMPA, via the coding sequence GTGGCAACTGGCCGAACTCACCGACCGGCGACCCGCAGCCGAGGTATTCCCGAGGCCACTGTCGCCCGGCTTCCGCTGTACTTGCGTGCCCTCACCGCGCTCTCCGAGCGATCGGTGCCCACGGTGTCCTCCGAGGAGCTCGCGGCCGCCGCCGGAGTCAACTCCGCGAAGCTGCGCAAGGACTTCTCGTACCTCGGTTCCTACGGCACCCGCGGCGTCGGCTACGACGTCGAGTACCTCGTCTACCAGATCTCCCGCGAGCTCGGCCTGACCCAGGACTGGCCGGTCGTCATCGTCGGTATCGGCAACCTCGGCGCCGCCCTGGCCAACTACGGCGGTTTCTCCGCGCGCGGCTTCCGCGTCGCGGCCCTCATCGACGCCGACCCGGCGATGGCCGGCAAGCCGGTCGCCGGCATGCCCGTGCAGCACACCGATGATCTGGAGAAGATCATCTCGGAGAACGGCGTCTCGATCGGCGTGATCGCGACTCCCGCGGGTGCGGCGCAGCAGGTCAGCGAGCGGCTGATCGCGGCGGGCGTGACCTCCATCCTGAACTTCGCGCCGACCGTGCTGTCCGTGCCCGAGGGCGTGGACGTGCGCAAGGTCGACCTCTCCATCGAGCTCCAGATCCTCGCCTTCCACGAGCAGCGCAAGGCCGGTGAGGAAGCGGCCGCCGCTGCCGCCGGCGGCTCCTCCTCCGTGGGCGGCGCCGCGGCCGCCGCGGCCGTGGTGCCGCCGGCCGGGCGGACCGCCGCCGAGCAGCGCAAGGGCGGGCCCGAGGGCGACGTGCCGGCGGTGATGCCGGCATGA
- a CDS encoding glutamyl-tRNA reductase: MSLLVVGLSHRSAPVSVLERASLSADAKVKLLHDTLAAEPATEATVLATCNRIELYADVDKFHAGVAELSTLLAQHSGVGLEELTPYLYVHYEDRAVHHLFSVACGLDSMVVGEGQILGQIKDALALGQELHTAGRLINDLFQQALRVGKRAHSETGIDRAGQSLVTFGLEQLAVNVPVGEWAAGKRALVIGAGSMSSLAAATLARVGVAEIVVANRTADRAERLAEILVASGTGVSAVAVPMARVADELTRVDVVVSCTGATGLVLSADDVLAAVSWGAGGLAPAEQGEAGAAPQADQGLRPRTPAPQTPAGLELADVVARLAVAAQTHGRLADAGAVRTIAGGVEADGCPVGPDGRSALTGVDANSLELHGTWADQGEAAAQRQPRRSTRTQPQATTVRLALLDLAMPRDIDAAVHRIPGVRLVDIESLAEASADAPMAADVDAVRGIVAQEVAAFGAAQRAAHITPTVVALRAMAAEVVAMEVARLDGRVPDLDERQRAEVTQTVRRVVDKLLHAPTVRVKQLASEPGGAGYAEALRELFDLDPQTVASVSRADAADPMNDDDPGRAS; encoded by the coding sequence ATGAGCCTGCTCGTCGTAGGGCTGAGCCACCGCAGCGCGCCCGTGAGCGTGCTGGAGCGGGCCTCGCTGTCCGCGGACGCCAAGGTGAAGCTGCTGCACGACACCCTCGCCGCCGAACCGGCGACCGAGGCGACCGTGCTGGCCACCTGCAACCGGATCGAGCTGTACGCGGACGTGGACAAGTTCCACGCCGGCGTCGCCGAGCTGTCCACGCTGCTCGCGCAGCACAGCGGGGTCGGGCTGGAGGAGCTCACCCCGTACCTGTACGTGCACTACGAGGACCGGGCGGTGCACCACCTGTTCTCGGTGGCGTGCGGCCTGGACTCGATGGTCGTGGGCGAGGGGCAGATCCTCGGCCAGATCAAGGACGCGCTGGCGCTGGGGCAGGAGCTCCACACCGCCGGGCGGCTGATCAACGACCTGTTCCAGCAGGCGCTGCGGGTCGGCAAGCGGGCGCACTCCGAGACCGGGATCGACCGGGCCGGTCAGTCGCTGGTGACGTTCGGGCTGGAGCAGCTGGCCGTGAACGTGCCGGTGGGCGAGTGGGCCGCGGGCAAGCGGGCGCTGGTCATCGGCGCCGGGTCGATGTCCTCGCTGGCCGCGGCGACGCTGGCGCGGGTCGGGGTCGCCGAGATCGTCGTGGCGAACCGGACCGCCGACCGGGCGGAGCGGCTCGCGGAGATTCTGGTTGCCTCGGGCACCGGGGTCTCGGCCGTGGCCGTGCCGATGGCTCGGGTGGCCGATGAGCTGACACGAGTCGACGTGGTCGTCTCGTGCACCGGTGCGACGGGGCTCGTGCTGAGCGCCGACGACGTGCTGGCCGCCGTCTCCTGGGGCGCCGGTGGGCTCGCGCCGGCGGAGCAGGGAGAGGCGGGGGCTGCGCCCCAGGCCGACCAGGGGCTCCGCCCCCGGACCCCCGCGCCTCAAACGCCGGCGGGGCTGGAATTGGCCGATGTGGTCGCGCGGCTGGCTGTTGCCGCGCAGACGCACGGGCGGCTCGCCGATGCCGGGGCCGTGCGGACCATCGCCGGTGGCGTCGAGGCCGACGGCTGTCCCGTCGGGCCGGACGGGCGCTCCGCGCTGACCGGGGTCGACGCCAACTCCCTCGAACTGCACGGGACCTGGGCCGACCAGGGCGAGGCCGCCGCACAGCGGCAGCCCCGCAGGAGCACCCGTACGCAGCCCCAGGCGACCACCGTCCGGCTCGCGCTGCTCGACCTGGCCATGCCCAGGGACATCGACGCGGCCGTGCACCGGATCCCGGGCGTCCGGCTCGTGGACATCGAGTCGCTCGCGGAGGCGTCCGCCGACGCCCCGATGGCGGCCGACGTCGACGCCGTACGCGGGATCGTGGCCCAGGAGGTGGCGGCCTTCGGGGCGGCGCAGCGGGCCGCGCACATCACTCCCACCGTCGTCGCCCTGCGCGCCATGGCGGCCGAGGTCGTGGCCATGGAAGTGGCGCGGCTCGACGGGCGGGTGCCCGACCTCGACGAACGGCAGCGCGCCGAGGTGACCCAGACCGTGCGCCGCGTCGTGGACAAGCTCCTCCACGCGCCGACCGTGCGCGTCAAGCAGCTCGCCAGCGAGCCCGGCGGCGCCGGGTACGCGGAAGCGCTGCGCGAACTCTTCGACCTCGACCCTCAGACGGTTGCTTCCGTCAGCCGGGCGGACGCGGCCGATCCGATGAACGACGACGACCCAGGACGGGCATCATGA
- the hemC gene encoding hydroxymethylbilane synthase, whose product MNTRPDQPLRLGTRRSKLAMSQSGHVADAVRAVTGRAVELVEITTYGDVSREHLSQIGGTGVFVTALRDALLRGEVDFAVHSLKDLPTAQPDDLVIAAMPRREDPRDALVARDGLTFEQLPDGARIGTGSPRRTAQLNHLALSLGKRIETVPIRGNVDTRIGFVHDGELDAVVLAAAGLNRIGRGDEATDLLSVDSVLPAPGQGALAVECLASDTDLVAALGVLDDPHTRAAVTAERSLLAALEAGCSAPVGAFADLLADGEIVNEMRLRGVVGTLDGTTLVQLSTTGPVPQSYDEAMALGRELADEMLAKGAAGLMGERSL is encoded by the coding sequence ATGAACACACGTCCCGACCAGCCGCTGCGGCTCGGTACGCGGCGGAGCAAGCTGGCCATGTCCCAGTCGGGGCACGTCGCCGACGCGGTACGGGCCGTCACCGGCCGGGCCGTCGAGCTCGTGGAGATCACGACCTACGGCGACGTCTCGCGCGAGCACCTCTCGCAGATCGGCGGGACGGGCGTGTTCGTCACCGCCCTGCGCGACGCGCTGCTGCGCGGCGAGGTCGACTTCGCCGTGCACTCGCTGAAGGACCTGCCGACCGCGCAGCCCGACGACCTCGTGATCGCGGCCATGCCGCGCCGCGAGGACCCGCGGGACGCGCTCGTCGCCCGGGACGGTCTCACCTTCGAGCAGCTGCCCGACGGTGCCCGGATCGGTACCGGCTCGCCGCGGCGCACCGCCCAGCTCAACCACCTGGCGCTGTCGCTCGGCAAGCGGATCGAGACGGTGCCCATCCGCGGCAACGTCGACACCCGGATCGGCTTCGTCCACGACGGTGAGCTCGACGCCGTCGTCCTGGCGGCCGCCGGCCTCAACCGGATCGGGCGCGGTGACGAAGCGACCGACCTGCTGTCCGTCGACAGCGTCCTGCCGGCTCCCGGCCAGGGCGCCCTGGCCGTGGAGTGCCTCGCGTCCGACACGGACCTCGTCGCCGCGCTCGGTGTACTCGACGACCCGCACACCCGGGCCGCCGTGACCGCCGAGCGTTCCCTGCTCGCCGCCCTGGAGGCAGGCTGCAGCGCACCCGTGGGCGCGTTCGCCGACCTGTTGGCCGACGGGGAGATTGTCAATGAAATGCGCCTGCGCGGCGTCGTCGGAACCCTCGACGGCACGACGCTGGTGCAGCTGTCCACCACCGGTCCCGTGCCCCAGTCGTACGACGAGGCCATGGCGCTCGGCCGCGAACTCGCGGACGAGATGCTGGCCAAGGGCGCGGCCGGTCTGATGGGGGAGCGATCGCTTTGA
- a CDS encoding uroporphyrinogen-III synthase, translating to MNPSIPTTSAYPAVAAHGRVTFLGAGPGDPGLLTLRAVEALAAADVLIAEPEVLEVVRTHARANVDTPQLTIADEVSAAAGVPVIRDAANLVMEAARSGRRVVRAVTGDPGLDGNAAEEMLVCATAGIPFEVVPGVATAVGVPAYAGVPLRDKQGADVRFVDAKTASARCWSEVGASDGILVVSATLETVSAAAAELVSAGRKPDTPLTVTVAGTTTRQRTWCATLGTIAQVFKQGKVLPSPEGARPVIAVVGEHSAAARREDLSWFESKPLFGWRVLVPRTKEQAASLSDQLRSYGAVPHEVPTIAVEPPRTPQQMERAVKGLVTGRYEWIAFTSVNAVKAVREKFEEYGLDARAFAGIKVAAVGEQTAAALVEFGVKPDLVPSGEQSAAGLLEDWPPYDPVFDPIDRVFLPRADIATETLVAGLIELGWEVDDVTAYRTVRASPPPADTREAIKGGGFDAVLFTSSSTVRNLVGIAGKPHNVTVIACIGPATAKTAEEHGLRVDVLSPEPSVSKLAEALAEYGAARREAAKEAGETVFRPSERRPGARRRRTT from the coding sequence TTGAACCCCTCAATTCCGACCACCTCCGCCTATCCGGCCGTCGCCGCCCACGGACGCGTCACCTTCCTCGGTGCCGGCCCGGGCGACCCGGGTCTGCTGACGCTGCGCGCCGTCGAGGCGCTCGCCGCCGCGGACGTACTGATCGCGGAGCCCGAGGTGCTCGAGGTCGTACGGACTCATGCGCGGGCGAACGTCGACACGCCGCAGCTGACGATTGCTGATGAAGTGTCAGCGGCCGCCGGGGTCCCGGTGATCCGGGACGCGGCCAATCTTGTCATGGAGGCCGCACGCTCCGGCAGGCGGGTCGTGCGTGCCGTCACGGGCGACCCCGGGCTCGACGGCAACGCCGCCGAGGAGATGCTCGTCTGCGCCACCGCCGGCATCCCCTTCGAGGTGGTGCCCGGTGTCGCGACCGCGGTGGGCGTGCCCGCGTACGCCGGCGTCCCGCTGCGCGACAAGCAGGGCGCGGACGTGCGGTTCGTCGACGCGAAGACCGCCTCGGCGCGCTGCTGGAGCGAGGTGGGCGCGAGCGACGGCATCCTCGTCGTGTCCGCGACGCTGGAGACCGTCTCGGCGGCCGCCGCCGAGCTGGTGAGCGCCGGGCGCAAGCCCGACACCCCGCTGACCGTGACCGTCGCCGGTACCACCACGCGGCAGCGGACCTGGTGCGCGACGCTGGGCACCATCGCCCAGGTGTTCAAGCAGGGCAAGGTGCTCCCCTCGCCCGAGGGCGCCCGGCCCGTCATAGCCGTGGTCGGTGAGCACAGCGCCGCCGCGCGGCGCGAAGACCTGTCCTGGTTCGAGTCGAAGCCGCTGTTCGGCTGGCGGGTCCTCGTGCCGCGGACCAAGGAGCAGGCCGCTTCGCTCTCCGACCAGCTGCGTTCGTACGGCGCGGTGCCCCACGAGGTGCCGACCATCGCCGTGGAGCCGCCGCGCACCCCGCAGCAGATGGAGCGCGCGGTGAAGGGCCTGGTGACGGGCCGCTACGAGTGGATCGCCTTCACCTCGGTCAACGCCGTGAAGGCCGTCCGCGAGAAGTTCGAGGAGTACGGGCTCGACGCGCGCGCCTTCGCGGGCATCAAGGTCGCCGCGGTGGGCGAGCAGACCGCCGCGGCCCTCGTGGAGTTCGGCGTGAAGCCGGACCTGGTGCCCAGCGGCGAGCAGTCCGCGGCCGGACTGCTGGAGGACTGGCCGCCGTACGACCCGGTCTTCGACCCGATCGACCGGGTGTTCCTGCCGCGCGCCGACATCGCGACCGAGACGCTGGTCGCCGGGCTGATCGAGCTCGGGTGGGAGGTCGACGACGTCACCGCCTACCGGACGGTGCGCGCGTCGCCGCCGCCGGCGGACACCCGCGAGGCGATCAAGGGCGGCGGTTTCGACGCCGTTCTCTTCACGTCCTCGTCCACCGTCCGCAACCTGGTCGGGATCGCCGGGAAGCCGCACAACGTGACCGTCATCGCCTGTATCGGGCCGGCGACGGCCAAGACGGCGGAGGAGCACGGGCTGCGCGTGGACGTACTGTCCCCGGAGCCGTCGGTGTCGAAGCTGGCGGAGGCCCTCGCCGAGTACGGTGCGGCGCGCCGCGAGGCGGCCAAGGAGGCCGGCGAGACGGTGTTCCGGCCGAGCGAGCGACGTCCGGGGGCGCGGCGGCGTCGCACGACGTGA
- a CDS encoding cytochrome D1 domain-containing protein, whose product MAGLVLMAGLALPVVAPQPAQAVPPGTYAYVANFQDDTVSVIDTATNTVVVTVPVGHAPWGVAVSPNGTRAYVTNRTSGTVSVINTATDTVVATVPVGLEPLGVAVSPNGARAYVTNYGADTVSVINTNTNTVVATIPVGDAPIGVAVSPNGARAYVTNSEADTVSVIKTATNTVVATVPVGDSPFGVAVSPDSARAYVTNYGADTVSVINTATNMVVATVSVGDAPQGVAVSRDGTRAYVVNADADTVSVINTATNTVVATVSVGDAPREVALSPDGTHAYVTNANGGTVSVIDTATNIVVATVPVDDLPFGVAIGVVPRPAPALTLIKLTAGGTFTQGGQGTYTLTVTNTGDLPTDGSTVTLTDTLPAGLTPVGFSGTGWTCTLTPLSCTRSDILAPGAGYPPLTLTVRIAPHAPKQVTNTATVTGGGATGTSIATATTTVDRKQQPKPPHHDRPGHGKPGHGKPGHGKPGHGKPGHGKPGHGKPGHDRPDHGHRPGPR is encoded by the coding sequence GTGGCAGGTCTCGTCCTGATGGCCGGCCTGGCCCTGCCCGTGGTGGCCCCGCAGCCCGCCCAGGCCGTACCGCCCGGCACCTACGCCTACGTCGCCAACTTCCAGGACGACACGGTGTCGGTGATCGACACGGCGACGAACACGGTGGTGGTCACGGTTCCCGTCGGCCATGCGCCGTGGGGAGTGGCGGTGTCGCCGAACGGCACCCGCGCCTACGTCACCAACCGCACCAGTGGCACGGTGTCCGTGATCAACACCGCGACCGACACGGTCGTCGCCACCGTCCCCGTCGGCCTTGAGCCCCTCGGAGTGGCGGTGTCGCCGAACGGCGCCCGCGCCTACGTCACCAACTACGGCGCCGACACCGTGTCCGTGATCAACACGAACACCAACACGGTCGTCGCCACCATCCCCGTCGGCGATGCGCCCATCGGGGTGGCGGTGTCGCCGAACGGCGCCCGCGCCTACGTCACCAATTCCGAAGCCGACACGGTGTCCGTGATCAAAACCGCCACCAACACCGTCGTGGCCACCGTCCCCGTCGGCGACTCCCCGTTCGGGGTGGCGGTGTCGCCGGACAGCGCCCGCGCCTACGTCACCAATTACGGCGCCGACACGGTGTCCGTGATCAACACGGCGACGAACATGGTCGTCGCCACCGTCTCCGTCGGCGATGCGCCCCAGGGGGTGGCGGTGTCGCGGGACGGCACCCGCGCCTACGTCGTCAACGCCGACGCCGACACGGTGTCCGTGATCAACACGGCGACGAACACGGTCGTCGCCACCGTCTCCGTCGGCGATGCGCCCCGAGAGGTGGCGCTGTCGCCGGACGGCACCCACGCCTACGTCACCAACGCCAACGGCGGCACGGTGTCCGTGATCGACACCGCCACCAATATCGTCGTGGCCACCGTCCCCGTCGACGACCTCCCGTTCGGGGTGGCGATCGGGGTCGTGCCCCGGCCGGCTCCGGCGCTGACCCTGATCAAGCTCACCGCCGGCGGGACGTTCACCCAGGGCGGGCAGGGCACCTACACCCTCACCGTCACCAACACCGGCGACCTGCCCACCGACGGCAGCACCGTCACCCTCACCGACACCCTCCCCGCCGGCCTGACCCCGGTCGGCTTCTCCGGCACCGGATGGACCTGCACCCTCACCCCGCTGTCCTGCACCCGCAGCGACATCCTCGCCCCCGGCGCCGGCTACCCGCCCCTCACCCTCACCGTCCGGATCGCTCCCCACGCGCCGAAGCAGGTCACCAACACCGCCACCGTCACCGGCGGCGGCGCCACCGGCACCAGCATCGCCACCGCGACCACCACCGTCGACAGGAAGCAGCAGCCCAAGCCCCCGCACCACGACCGCCCGGGCCACGGCAAGCCGGGTCACGGGAAGCCGGGTCACGGGAAGCCCGGCCACGGGAAGCCCGGCCACGGCAAGCCGGGTCACGGAAAGCCCGGCCACGACCGGCCCGACCACGGCCACCGCCCCGGCCCCCGGTAG
- a CDS encoding helix-turn-helix domain-containing protein, which translates to MPTVALAAAGRLLHFELAVAYEIFGNPPPDAPQGWYDVLLCGPGPVRVGPFTVEPDHGLERLVRADTVIVPACADVDEPPPPELVDAVRAAHAAGARVASLCTGAFVLGAAGLLDGRRATTHWAHAAELSARHPLAEVDPDVLYTDNGSVLTAAGKAAAVDLCLHLIHLDHGAAVANSIARRLVMAPHRPGGQAQFVATPVQVTGGDHQLAGLLAWAQQRLDRPLTVTDMARRASTSPRHLGRQFRAVTGQTPLQWLLTQRVRRAQELLEATDETIEAVAVATGMGTATTLRRQFKRVVGVPPDTYRRAFRSANPT; encoded by the coding sequence ATGCCCACTGTCGCCCTGGCGGCCGCCGGCCGCCTGCTGCACTTCGAGCTGGCGGTGGCCTACGAGATCTTCGGCAACCCCCCGCCCGACGCCCCCCAGGGCTGGTACGACGTACTGCTCTGCGGCCCCGGACCGGTGCGCGTCGGCCCCTTCACCGTCGAGCCCGACCACGGTCTGGAGCGCCTGGTCCGGGCCGACACCGTGATCGTGCCCGCCTGCGCCGACGTGGACGAGCCGCCACCGCCCGAGCTGGTCGACGCCGTGCGCGCGGCCCACGCCGCGGGCGCCCGGGTCGCCTCCCTGTGCACCGGGGCCTTCGTGCTCGGCGCCGCGGGCCTGCTGGACGGGCGGCGGGCCACCACCCACTGGGCGCACGCCGCGGAGCTGAGCGCACGCCATCCGCTGGCCGAGGTCGACCCGGACGTGCTCTACACCGACAACGGCAGCGTGCTCACGGCCGCGGGCAAGGCCGCCGCCGTGGACCTGTGCCTGCACCTGATCCACCTCGACCACGGCGCCGCCGTCGCCAACTCCATCGCCCGCCGCCTGGTCATGGCGCCGCACCGGCCCGGCGGCCAGGCGCAGTTCGTGGCCACCCCGGTGCAGGTCACGGGCGGCGACCACCAGCTCGCCGGGCTGCTCGCCTGGGCCCAGCAGCGCCTGGACCGGCCGCTGACCGTCACCGACATGGCGCGCCGGGCCAGTACGAGCCCGCGCCACCTGGGGCGGCAGTTCCGGGCGGTCACCGGCCAGACCCCGCTGCAATGGCTGCTGACCCAGCGCGTACGCCGCGCACAGGAGTTGCTGGAGGCCACCGACGAGACGATAGAGGCGGTGGCGGTCGCCACCGGCATGGGTACGGCGACGACGCTGCGCCGCCAGTTCAAACGGGTCGTCGGCGTCCCGCCCGACACCTACCGCCGCGCGTTCCGCAGCGCGAACCCCACCTGA